The DNA region TGAAGAAATTTCTCCCTTCATGCCATGTGGGCGCATAAACAGCAGTGCTGATTGAGTTGGACCGGCATTTCCACGGATCACGGGTGAGGATGTATGTGTACCTCGCCGTCCCGGTGCTCACTCCTGACACGGTTTCATATACCAATGTAGGGAACCTCAGCGGTAACATATCCACAAACCTAGCTAATTTTACTTCAGTACCGGGTTTGCAAGATATGTTTATATACTTCTGATTTCTTACTCAGGCGGGAATGATGGCTCAATCATCTTCCGGTCATCGTCACTTACACAGTTGGCATTCGATCTCAGCGGCCCGACCAGTCTTCATTCTTCTTATACAGTTCTGGACTCTCCTTTTTGCTAGTTCAGCATTTGCAATGACTCAGCACATTTCGACTACGGTCAGACTTAATGGTGTCGCATACTACATGCCCCCGTTGTCAGCTGTGAGTTTACACCACAAGCCACTGGATGTGTGAGGGGCGGGTAACGTGGCTTGGTACTGATGTTATGCTCCTGCCGCAGGCTAACCTGGGCCCTATCGGAAGTGGCCAGATCGTTGAGCCATGTACCGTATTATTCATTAACGAGACAATGTCCACGGCCTCGGATATCGAAGCAACTTTACACAGGTTCGACGTGGTTGACGATGTCTGGTCTAGGGACTTTGCCAActgcatcatcatccaaaccAGGTTTGAGAAATATGGCAGGGCTGCGGTCAAAACACTCAAAAAGATGCTTTCAAAAGTGTCAGGTGTGGAGAAAATACATGTCTTGAACATCCAAAACCTATCAGATGCCCTGCCGGAAGGGCCATACTTCTTGAATCATGGCCGGCTACACCAAGCATTCCGACTTTATGCGGATGTAAACGGTGCTTTCATAGTTTCGACAGTTCCATCTGATGATCACGGGACGTATGTATTATACCTTTTCCTATCTTGCTTGGATTAGAGTACCTTATCGACCATCCATCTAACCTACAGCAATGCCTAGGTTTCGATCTCTTGATTGCTCTGCTTATGGCGAGCAACATCCTTCTGCCCTCACTATCGCCGTGCCTTCACGCCTCTACTTCAAACGTACCAAGGAGAAACCCTACGCTGGTTTACGCCTGGCAATCAAGGACAACATTGACCTAAAAGGACTCAAAACAGGGGCTTCGTCGCGAGCATATACGTCCCTTTATCCACCGCGAAAACATAGCGCTGAAATCGTACAACGGCTTCTTGAACTTGGGTTTGTCATTGTCGGCAAGGCAAAAACCACGCAGTTTGCAGATAGCGAATGGCCCACCAGCGACTGGGTGGATTACCATGCCCCTTTCAACCCGAGAGGAGACGGTTACCTTACAACTAGTGGGAGCAGCGCCGGCAGTGCTGCAGCGGTAGCTAGTTATCCATGGCTAGACTTCGCTCTTGGGACTGACTGTGAGTCAATCTTGGGCGTTCATCGGGAAGAGTGGCTAGCGAAGTACGCTTCTGACAATACCAGCATTAGGAAGCATTCGAGCACCGGCAGCTGCTCAAGAGATATTCGGAATGCGATCTTCACTTGGGGCGGCTAGCTTCCAAGGTATCATACCGTACAGCCCGTCAGTTGGAACTCTACAAAACCAAGACTTAAACATGAACTTCAGGCTGATACAACATAGCCAGTTTGACACGGTCGGCGGATTTGCCAGAACCGCTCGAGAGTTTAGGGTGCTTGCTGAGGCCCTGTATGGCAAACCCACCCAGATTGAAACTGTGGAAAACAAAGTCAGTTCAAATCCAACGATTGTGGTCGGGGTGGATGATCAAAGCCATTAACCAACCTTGGAGCACAGAAGCCAACCAAGATACTCTACCCAACTGATTACTGGTCACTGCGACACAACCTAACTCAAGATGTATTCAACGCCGCTATCACCAAAATCGAAAGCTTTTTGGGCATGAGCCGGACAGAGATCAGCCTTGAGAAGACATGGCAGCAACATCGTCCTTCCAACATCACCGAATCTCTCAGCGACTACATGAAACACGTTTTCGAATGGGGCGCAAACCCAGACCAGTGGACAGGCCATTTCAAAGATTTCTTACCAGAATACGAGGAACGTTTCGGGAAGCCACCGGTATTGAATCCTCAACTACGTTTCAAGGTGTACGTGCCTCCTCTCGGACAAAAGCCTTGACTACCAGTCATCCTCAATGGGCAAACAACTTGATAAATGCCATGTCTAACGATGATTTGACTAACCAACTTTCAATCCCAGGGAGTACTTACCCACAGTGACACCCGAACAACAAGCCGAAGCCCTTCGGCGTCTCAAGGTCTATCAGGACTGGTTTTATAAGCACGTGATGCCACCAGCCGATATAACCGGACACTCCAGCACGGTTATGGTGCTTCCCTGGACAGATGGAATTCCAGACTACCGCGACAGATATCGTCATGGACCTCAGAAGTTCACAGGCATCGGGTTCTTTTTTTACAATATTGGTACCTATGCGGAGGCGCCAGAGATTATTATCCCAGGTAAGAAAACGGTATTGGTAGAGATCCCCCCTTTCATCGGCTTACTGACTTTATCTCAAGCTGGCACAACACCATACGTGTCAAAGTACACTGGAAAAACCGAGAGACTGCCTGCAGCTTTGGGGATTGTAGGCGCAAAGGGAAGTGATGTCTCTCTTGCTCAACTGGTTAGCGACATATTCGACGGAGCCACAGTGCAATATCCCCAAGAAAAGTCGCAAAAGCCGTTATCGCCGCGTTTATGACAATTTACCATGGGTTAAGAACGGCTTCAACAATGGCGACGCTATCGGAGAGCAGCCAGGTTCCTAGATCCGCGGTTTGCCTCTTGATGAGAAATATATCATATCCCATCATACCAAATCACCCCTCGATTCAGTGATACTTGTTTTGAGCATCCGTTACAGGTCAGCCAGGACCTGATGGGTCGACATCGTGGCCTTGTGTTCTAAAGAAATGTCATGCCACGAACTTCCATTGATCTATGCATGCCAGTTGGAACTGGGACGATGGTCAAGACTCAATTTCATCGTGTTCGTGAAAGCGAGCCAAGAAGAGTAATGCAAAAAAGGGAAGATCTTCAGATCAATGCTAAAATATATGTACCAAGAAGTGAACATCATCAAGCCCATCCACAGGCACCATCATGCCCTGAGTCGGCATTCAATAGAAACCAACAGTCTATAAACCCAAATCAGCGTCCAATGCTGTCACTAACACGCCATTTAGCAGGTGAAGACGGCAGGTCCGGGAATGGTATAGGCTTGAGCTATAAACAGATCGATGTCAGTTTCTATTTCACAACATTTTTGAacaaaaaagtaaaagtattACGACTTACCCTTGTAAGCATCATAGGTGACACCGGGGTCGGTGCTCTTGTAGGCGCCAGGGAAGGAGACCAagttggtggggttggtaGAACCGCCACCAGTAACCTGTAGCTGATGGCAACCGGGGTAGAATTGAGCACCGGGATAGGCCCAAGCAGCATGGAGGGCAATGATCTCGTGGCGGACAAGGTAGTAGCCGGGACGAATGCAAGAGGGAATGGTGTACTGGTAAGTAGCGGGGCTCTTCATGAGAGGGGTGGCAGCCCAGTTGTTGGAGGTGCCCTCACGCCCACCTTGCTTGATTTTGAACCAGACAGCCCTTTTGAGAGGTTAGCATTTATCCTCACAACATTCGGACAATGTGGCACATACGAGGTACCAGGAGACCAGTTCTGGCAACCGCTATCAGGGCAACGAGCCATGTAGGTGATGACGGGGCCCATGTGGGAGTCAGGCCAGAGAGTCCAGTGAAGGGTCACAGTTGAACCAGCAGCGGCAGGGGCGTGAAGAGGAGCGGGAGCAGAGCCAGCATTGCATTGGACATCGATGGAGTCGACATTCTCGACGGGACCGTTGCCGGGGATGGAGCGAGAGACTCTCTGGGGCTTGTTGTTGCCCATGTAGGGGTCCATATAAGGCTGATAGAACTGTGACACTGTTAGCATCTCGAAGCATGTCAAGAATGATCAGATGGAACTTACTTGGTAGTATTGGCCGCCAATGGTGGCATTGTCAACATAGCCGTGGGCGGCTACCAAGCCGACTGAGGCGAGAAGAGTAGCGAGAACCTTCATTGTGATAGAGACACTGTCGAGAATTGATCTTGCGAGTGATGGTTGAATGAAACACAGGATGGTTTCTCTCGTTTTTATAGAACATCTCCTCGGCCGGATAGGGCCGAGAAGCACATCTTGTTCTTGAACAACACCGGCCAACATGGaatctcaacaacctcagaCGGATTCGCGACCCGACAGTGGAAGTGTCCACCGTCTCTTGCAGCCAACCAAATCATGGCAGAACCTGGCTCGGTATCCTTGGCCGATGCTTGTTGACGGTGGTAGTTACTGCAACTGGAAGGGTGACATGGGACGGAGACGGTGGCGGCGAGCCTAGGAAAATGTTCGCCTTGGCAACGACAGCTGCAGAGGGAGTCGATCAGAAGATGTCGATGAGAATCTGGAGTGAAGTAGAATGTGTGGAGCATCGCAGCGGTTTCAACGTCTTGGAATGGGCGGCACTAATCGCCATGGAGTTGCTCCCTCCGACGTTGCATTTTCCAGCCGGGGGATGTCGAACAAGATCAACCACCAATGAAATATCAgattgaagaagaaaatagCCCATTGGGGTCATCTCTCCCCGGTTTTGAGATCGCATTGTTTGCTGTGGGTTCGGCATGTGACCGGTATTAAGAATGAATTCCTTGACTCTGGCCCTGTCGATATTGCACAAGCACAAAGCTGCCAGCCGAAAGTGGGGGCcagttggagatggaaaatGCAGACAAACATGATTTCATTTTACACTTGGGAAAAAACAACCTGCAAGCATCCTTCCAATGGGGGGCAACTGTCGCCTTACCCCTCACCGCTCCTGGTCCCGTGCACCCGTAGGTAGCTCTTCCCCCAACATCCAattctctcctcttctcccggCGAGCCGGACCGGTCAACTTCTTCACTGCAAGAATGTcggcggaagaggaggtccCCAGATATGCAGACTGTCTGGCCCAGCCTCTGATCTCGAAATTGGCGTTGTCTCATCCACCAAGTCGCCGTCTACGTAATGTTCCAAAATGAAGCCCGATCGATCGTACCTGGCACCGAGTCAGCATCTCTACGCATCAAGCTAATTCGCAAACAACACTGCCAACTCACCAGTAATCGAAAATCTGCGACCCAAGCACATGTCTGCCAACACCCCACACCAAGTCGTAGCCCTTATCCCGAAGCCATTGGTGGCCCAACGACTGAATATCGAAATCGTGTACCTCGAAGCTCGAGTGGTGGACGTGGTATTTGGGCCCTGAAGTCATTGGTCAGTCAGTTGTTTTGCCACCAACGAGATTTGGGCATGGATGTTAACCTTCAAAGAAGAACCAAGTGTGATGATCGACCTGTTCCATCCCTCTGTCCAAATGAAGGAAAGTAGAGACGTCCTTCCCGTTGGGCTCGTGGATGATGTCGCTCGGCTTGAGGTTGAACCGAGTGGTGTAGAACTCGAACGCCTTGGCAAAGTTGGTCACGCAACACCCAACATGGCCCAATTTGTGAACGGCCGCTGGTGCCTTCTTGAACCGTTGTGTCTTGTTGACGGGCCGATGCTTGTTCTCAGGGAAGTTGTACTCCAGCTCGGGCAGGTGCGCTGACTTTTCGACGGGGGTTTGCCCATACACCaggtggaaggggaagtCATCGACAGGATCTCTGAAGGTTACGCGCTTGCCGCCACCGGGCGCATCGGAATCGTGGACTGGGGTCGCCTTGGGAAGAGTCTTGGAGGCGAGCTCCAAGTCCTCCAGGGACTCGACAACGAATCCGGCACCACCAAACTCATTTTCGGCGCCCTTGGTGGCACAGTATACAAAGGGCTCGGTCCCATAGCCCTTGAAGTATACTGTATCACCTCTGTCGTCGGCTACCGTGAACCCGAAGTCGGCCAAAAACTCGCGTGCCTTGTCCAGATCGGCATGGGTGTAGTACACATGTGCAATACGCACAAGCTTGATCTTGGGAATCTGCTGCTCGGCCGTCATGTTGGCGATGGACGTCTGGTAGGTCGTTTGAGGTGTGTTTGGTCAGAAAGATCTAATCTGATCTTCTCAGCGGGGCGAGGACATTGAGATATGGTCGACCTTAATTCCACCGAGAAGCACAGGGTATTTAGTTCGCCCGGAAGATGCACCGTTCTTCGGGGCAAATCATTGCTTGGCAGTCACAAAGGTGGGTCTGCGGCGAGTCAAGCTGACCCCTTTTCACTGCTCAGTGGCATCACAGCACGTCTCTCCAGTGAATTTCCGGTTGTCCTTTTCCAGCAATCACTTTGTCACTCTGTACGCAGGTGATCATTGCGTATCACAACTCTTCGCTTCCTGTTTTGGGCCCTTTGTGTCGTTGGCAAAGACACCTCTAAGTGAGGCTCAACTATCCTTGCAAGCTGTGCATATTTGCAACCACccatcctttccctttcaCGCCTACCAGGTATCTGCATCAGAGAAGCCGCCGCGACCATGTGTCTCGCCTGTCACTCTGTCCAGCTGTCTTCGGTGGCCTGCGAGTTAACAGTTAACCCGTCCCCGATATGCCATCCGCCGTTCTTGGCACGGGCGATTTGCGAAGAAACTGTGGGGTTGTTTACTCCGTTGGCTTTGTCAAAGCTGACATGGCGATGTTGAATGATACTTATCCCTGAACGACCCCGCTGACAACCAGGTATGGGGTTGGACGGCCCCTCACATAAACAATCCAAAGTCGTCAAGGTGTTTCGAATTTTTGCTGGGCTGTCTCTGCTTCTCCTCTAAACTTCGATCGCCGCGATACTTACAATGGCCGACGAGATCATCAAGACCGACCTCCTCATTGTTGGAGCAGGCCCTGCGGGTGCTGCTCTGGCATGCTTCCTCTCATCCTATGGGCGGAAAGGAATCATCATTTCGGCCGCTTCTGGCACGGCGCATACGCCCAGAGCTCATATCACCAACATGGCTGCCCTGGAATGTCTGAGAGACATTGGACTGGACCGGCAATGCATCGATGTAGGCGCTGCGGGGAACCATATGGTGCACACAAGATGGTGCCATTCCATGGCCGGCGATGAATACGCCAGGCTCTATTCTTGGGGCAACGATCCGAAACGCAAGGTTTGTCAAAACATTGACACGGTTTCCGGCCAATCGCTGATGTCTTGTGATACAGGGTGACTATGATGCGGCAAGCCCTTGTGACCACGTCGACCTTCCTCAGACCGAACTCGAGCCAATTCTCACGCGGAGAGCAATTCATACTGGCTGGACCTTGCGATTCGACACCTCCTTTGTGTCGTTCACGCGTCCTGAGCCGGACGTTATCATCAGCGAAGTCAAAGACAACCTTTCTGGCAAAACGTATAAGATCCAGTCACGCTTTCTGTTTGGTTGCGACGGCGCCCGCAGCCAAGTCATCCGCGAGCTCAAGATTCCCCTCATCAAAAAACCTGGGCAAGGATTGGCACTCAATGTGCTCCTGAAGGCCGATCTTTCACATCTCGTCAAGAACCGAACCGGAAACCTACACTGGGTCTTCCAACCGGAGAAGGAACATCcagcttggggttgggccTGCATTGTCCGAATGGTTCGGCCGTGGGACGAATGGATGTTTATCTTTCTCCCATCCCCCGGTGCCGATGTCAAGGGTGACGACATGATTGCTTCGAACGAAGAGTACATTGCCCGGGTCAAACAGTTCATCGGGGACGAGTCGGTTGATGTCGAGATCAAGGACGTGAGCAAATGGATGATCAATGAGACGGTTGCGGAGTATTATTCAGACGGAAACATCTTTTGCTTGGGCGATGCTGTCCATCGCCATCCACCATTCAACGGTCTGGGATCCAACACTTGCATCCAGGATGCTTTCAACCTGGCATGGAAGCTTGATTACGTCATGTCTCGCCGTGCAGGTCCCAGCCTCCTGGATACCTACAGCACCGAGCGTCAACCGGTTGGTGTAGATATCATCACCCGGGCCAACCAGGGTCTTCGCGACCATGCATTGTGGATGAAGTCTATCGGCATGTTGGAACCCGAtttggagaagaggaaagcTATTCtggccgagtttgaggacAAGGGCGAAGTTGG from Podospora pseudopauciseta strain CBS 411.78 chromosome 6, whole genome shotgun sequence includes:
- a CDS encoding hypothetical protein (COG:S; EggNog:ENOG503NX2I), translated to MTAEQQIPKIKLVRIAHVYYTHADLDKAREFLADFGFTVADDRGDTVYFKGYGTEPFVYCATKGAENEFGGAGFVVESLEDLELASKTLPKATPVHDSDAPGGGKRVTFRDPVDDFPFHLVYGQTPVEKSAHLPELEYNFPENKHRPVNKTQRFKKAPAAVHKLGHVGCCVTNFAKAFEFYTTRFNLKPSDIIHEPNGKDVSTFLHLDRGMEQVDHHTWFFFEGPKYHVHHSSFEVHDFDIQSLGHQWLRDKGYDLVWGVGRHVLGSQIFDYW
- a CDS encoding hypothetical protein (COG:C; COG:H; EggNog:ENOG503NXHH), yielding MADEIIKTDLLIVGAGPAGAALACFLSSYGRKGIIISAASGTAHTPRAHITNMAALECLRDIGLDRQCIDVGAAGNHMVHTRWCHSMAGDEYARLYSWGNDPKRKGDYDAASPCDHVDLPQTELEPILTRRAIHTGWTLRFDTSFVSFTRPEPDVIISEVKDNLSGKTYKIQSRFLFGCDGARSQVIRELKIPLIKKPGQGLALNVLLKADLSHLVKNRTGNLHWVFQPEKEHPAWGWACIVRMVRPWDEWMFIFLPSPGADVKGDDMIASNEEYIARVKQFIGDESVDVEIKDVSKWMINETVAEYYSDGNIFCLGDAVHRHPPFNGLGSNTCIQDAFNLAWKLDYVMSRRAGPSLLDTYSTERQPVGVDIITRANQGLRDHALWMKSIGMLEPDLEKRKAILAEFEDKGEVGRKRRQEFQAGIENTGTEFHGLGIEMNQQYRSNAVYHGDEPEAPALPEDAVRERLISSYPGMRLPHAWLNTRKPGQQFSTIDLAGHGRFCLLTGPGGHKWKEAAVNAAKAVGVDIVSYSIGWKEDYEDVYFDWAKRREVEEDGCVLVRPDRFVAWRSKSMISNPQEKLEKVLRKVLCL
- a CDS encoding hypothetical protein (EggNog:ENOG503NVR9; COG:J), whose amino-acid sequence is MCEGRVTWLGTDVMLLPQANLGPIGSGQIVEPCTVLFINETMSTASDIEATLHRFDVVDDVWSRDFANCIIIQTRFEKYGRAAVKTLKKMLSKVSGVEKIHVLNIQNLSDALPEGPYFLNHGRLHQAFRLYADVNGAFIVSTVPSDDHGTFRSLDCSAYGEQHPSALTIAVPSRLYFKRTKEKPYAGLRLAIKDNIDLKGLKTGASSRAYTSLYPPRKHSAEIVQRLLELGFVIVGKAKTTQFADSEWPTSDWVDYHAPFNPRGDGYLTTSGSSAGSAAAVASYPWLDFALGTDSLGSIRAPAAAQEIFGMRSSLGAASFQGIIPYSPQFDTVGGFARTAREFRVLAEALYGKPTQIETVENKKPTKILYPTDYWSLRHNLTQDVFNAAITKIESFLGMSRTEISLEKTWQQHRPSNITESLSDYMKHVFEWGANPDQWTGHFKDFLPEYEERFGKPPVLNPQLRFKVEYLPTVTPEQQAEALRRLKVYQDWFYKHVMPPADITGHSSTVMVLPWTDGIPDYRDRYRHGPQKFTGIGFFFYNIGTYAEAPEIIIPGKKTVLVEIPPFIGLLTLSQAGTTPYVSKYTGKTERLPAALGIVGAKGSDVSLAQLVSDIFDGATVQYPQEKSQKPLSPRL
- a CDS encoding hypothetical protein (CAZy:AA9; EggNog:ENOG503NX9J; COG:G), whose translation is MLAGVVQEQDVLLGPIRPRRCSIKTRETILCFIQPSLARSILDSVSITMKVLATLLASVGLVAAHGYVDNATIGGQYYQFYQPYMDPYMGNNKPQRVSRSIPGNGPVENVDSIDVQCNAGSAPAPLHAPAAAGSTVTLHWTLWPDSHMGPVITYMARCPDSGCQNWSPGTSAVWFKIKQGGREGTSNNWAATPLMKSPATYQYTIPSCIRPGYYLVRHEIIALHAAWAYPGAQFYPGCHQLQVTGGGSTNPTNLVSFPGAYKSTDPGVTYDAYKAQAYTIPGPAVFTC